One genomic segment of Salinigranum rubrum includes these proteins:
- a CDS encoding ABC transporter ATP-binding protein, producing the protein MNTRSQTPPVERDVHIEISGVNKVYNPNSDEPVQALKDIDFSIERGEFVSIIGPSGCGKTTLLKCVGDLVSQTSGQILIDGVPSTEARKARRLAFFFQEDVLLPWRTVMQNVLLPLEIKGKDTSDPDIRREAEKTIAHVGLEGFERALPNELSGGMRQRVALARGFVFDPEIYLMDEPFAALDELTRRKMNKFLLDIHEDVQKTTLFVTHHIGEAVWLSDKILVLSARPGEVDHVVDIDIGRPRDATTRTTDAFHEYEDMLTEILMQDEEF; encoded by the coding sequence ATGAACACTCGCTCTCAGACTCCACCGGTCGAGAGAGACGTTCACATCGAGATTAGCGGCGTCAACAAAGTGTACAACCCGAACTCGGACGAACCGGTTCAGGCGCTCAAAGACATCGACTTCTCGATCGAACGCGGCGAGTTCGTCTCGATCATCGGGCCGAGCGGTTGTGGCAAGACGACGCTGCTGAAGTGTGTCGGCGATCTCGTCTCGCAGACGAGCGGCCAGATTCTCATCGACGGCGTTCCGTCGACCGAGGCTCGGAAAGCCCGACGGCTCGCCTTCTTCTTTCAGGAGGACGTGTTGCTCCCGTGGCGAACGGTCATGCAGAACGTTCTGCTCCCGTTAGAAATCAAAGGAAAAGACACGAGCGACCCGGACATCCGCCGAGAGGCCGAAAAGACGATCGCACACGTCGGTCTCGAAGGCTTCGAGCGGGCGCTTCCGAACGAACTCAGCGGAGGGATGCGCCAGCGTGTCGCGCTGGCGCGCGGATTTGTCTTCGATCCCGAAATCTACCTGATGGACGAGCCGTTCGCCGCGCTCGACGAACTGACTCGCCGGAAGATGAACAAGTTCCTCCTGGACATCCACGAGGACGTCCAGAAGACGACGCTGTTCGTCACGCACCACATCGGCGAGGCGGTCTGGCTCTCGGACAAGATTCTCGTCCTTTCGGCGAGGCCGGGAGAGGTAGACCACGTCGTGGATATCGACATCGGACGTCCCCGCGACGCCACAACGCGGACCACCGACGCGTTCCACGAGTACGAGGACATGCTGACCGAGATCCTGATGCAGGACGAGGAGTTCTGA
- a CDS encoding amidohydrolase family protein has product MEYDLLVRTARLPGVEEPVDIGIVGERIERIDAGLADGDRVVDAEGGLVAGGFVDCHVHLDKALIADSLPVNESGTLEEAIENIHGRKRAYTVQGVRERATRAIEMHVRNGCTRIRTHVDVDTIGGLTPLKGVLEAREACAAIADVQVVAFPQEGIVRDPGAADLLDEALDHGADAVGGMPDNERTDGDTRSHIDHCLDLARRYDVPVDMHVDETDDPTARSLEVLASRVIETELETSVTAGHTCALAAYDETHAQRVIDLLVEADLRMVTNPPTNLLLQGRHDQHPRRRGLTRVDQLLEAGLTVAAGQDCIRDGFYPYGRASMIETALVTAHAAHLQTPAERAVAWSAVTDSAAAVMDLDYGLSEGSLATFNVFESSTTTPTDVLRTGSPPQQVVHEGRLVAENTSSSTLYTGASTTDD; this is encoded by the coding sequence ATGGAGTACGACCTACTTGTTCGGACCGCTCGGCTCCCGGGCGTCGAAGAGCCAGTCGACATCGGAATCGTCGGGGAACGCATCGAACGGATCGATGCAGGGTTGGCCGACGGCGACCGAGTCGTCGACGCGGAGGGTGGACTCGTCGCTGGCGGGTTCGTCGACTGCCACGTCCATCTCGATAAGGCGCTGATCGCCGACTCCCTCCCGGTCAACGAGTCCGGGACGTTAGAAGAGGCGATCGAGAACATCCACGGTCGCAAGCGTGCGTACACGGTACAGGGCGTTCGCGAGCGAGCGACTCGGGCGATCGAGATGCACGTCAGAAACGGCTGCACCCGTATTCGGACACACGTCGACGTGGACACGATCGGCGGCTTGACACCGCTGAAAGGCGTCCTCGAAGCTCGTGAGGCGTGTGCGGCGATCGCGGATGTACAGGTCGTCGCGTTCCCCCAAGAGGGAATCGTCCGAGACCCCGGCGCTGCGGACCTCCTCGACGAGGCGCTCGACCACGGTGCGGACGCCGTCGGCGGGATGCCGGACAACGAGCGGACCGACGGCGATACGCGGTCGCACATCGACCACTGTCTCGACCTCGCACGACGCTACGACGTGCCGGTCGATATGCACGTCGACGAGACGGACGACCCGACCGCACGGTCGCTCGAGGTGCTCGCGTCACGAGTCATCGAGACGGAACTCGAAACGAGCGTGACCGCCGGACACACCTGTGCGTTGGCTGCGTACGACGAGACGCACGCACAGCGGGTCATCGACCTGCTCGTCGAGGCTGACCTCCGGATGGTCACCAATCCTCCGACGAATCTCCTCCTACAGGGGCGTCACGACCAACATCCGAGGCGGCGCGGACTGACGCGCGTCGATCAACTACTGGAAGCGGGGCTGACGGTCGCCGCCGGACAGGACTGCATCCGAGACGGCTTCTACCCCTACGGTCGCGCGAGTATGATCGAGACGGCACTCGTCACCGCACACGCGGCTCACCTCCAGACCCCGGCCGAGAGAGCGGTCGCGTGGAGTGCGGTGACCGACAGTGCCGCAGCGGTGATGGACCTCGACTACGGCCTCTCGGAGGGGTCGCTCGCCACGTTCAACGTCTTCGAGTCGTCGACCACGACGCCGACGGACGTCCTCCGAACCGGGTCACCACCACAGCAGGTGGTTCACGAGGGGCGGCTCGTCGCGGAGAACACGTCGTCCTCGACGCTCTACACGGGCGCGTCGACGACGGACGACTGA
- a CDS encoding amidohydrolase family protein has product MVDILVENATVLTMNDDRDVIDAGAVAIDEGEIVDVGSTSDLADRHDAARVLDASGCAVLPGFISSHVHVSDILLRGLEKDRSLLDWLYNVKKPGVHAMTPDENAVAAALYCLEAIQSGITTFVENGTGAGNGYSLAAIEAKLHVYDCAGIRNVYCHGFSDRESSPAVEAFIERLVDKEPTVDHYFPETEDTDAALDETESYIERYHGSADGRQSVWPCPGVAWGVTPAGLRGAYELAERHDVMTTTHASETVHEEMGHLSTIEYLNSADYLGERTLLGHCVHVDDRDIRLLSTTDTRVAHNPVTNLALGSGIAPVPDLLGAGVTVGLGTDNTSGSDTVNMLNDLRFAALIHKGARRDPGAITAKKVLEMATIDAARAIGREADLGSLEPGKRADLLVLDLDYPHLVPHADVAAAVVYQAQGFEVETVICDGAVVMESRNVHGVQELYPTLHETAVASATDVLDRAGLSGIETNWESVSST; this is encoded by the coding sequence ATGGTAGACATACTCGTCGAGAACGCGACCGTACTCACGATGAACGACGACCGCGATGTCATCGACGCCGGTGCCGTCGCGATCGACGAGGGCGAGATCGTAGACGTAGGTTCGACGTCGGACTTGGCCGACCGCCACGATGCCGCACGGGTCCTCGACGCCAGTGGGTGTGCGGTACTCCCTGGTTTCATCTCCTCGCACGTCCACGTCTCTGACATCCTCTTGCGTGGGCTCGAGAAAGACCGGTCCCTCCTGGACTGGCTGTACAACGTCAAGAAGCCAGGTGTCCACGCCATGACTCCAGACGAGAACGCCGTCGCCGCGGCCCTGTACTGTCTGGAAGCGATCCAGTCCGGCATCACGACGTTCGTGGAGAACGGCACTGGTGCTGGGAACGGTTACTCTCTGGCAGCGATCGAGGCGAAACTGCACGTGTACGACTGTGCAGGGATCCGAAACGTCTACTGCCACGGGTTCAGCGACCGTGAGTCGAGCCCGGCGGTCGAGGCGTTCATCGAACGACTCGTCGACAAAGAGCCCACTGTCGACCACTACTTCCCCGAGACCGAAGACACCGACGCCGCACTCGACGAGACCGAGTCCTACATCGAGCGGTATCACGGGAGCGCAGACGGCCGCCAGTCGGTCTGGCCCTGTCCCGGTGTCGCCTGGGGTGTCACGCCCGCTGGCCTCCGCGGTGCGTACGAACTCGCCGAGCGCCACGACGTGATGACGACGACCCACGCGTCTGAGACGGTCCACGAGGAGATGGGTCACCTCTCGACGATCGAGTACCTCAACAGTGCCGACTACCTCGGTGAACGCACGCTGCTGGGCCACTGTGTCCACGTCGACGACCGTGACATCCGGTTGCTTTCGACTACCGATACGCGTGTCGCCCACAACCCGGTCACGAACCTCGCGCTCGGCTCGGGGATCGCTCCGGTTCCGGATCTGCTCGGTGCGGGCGTGACTGTCGGCCTCGGCACGGACAACACGAGCGGGAGCGACACGGTCAATATGCTCAACGATCTGCGGTTTGCGGCACTGATTCACAAGGGGGCTCGTCGTGACCCCGGTGCCATCACGGCGAAGAAAGTGCTCGAGATGGCGACCATTGACGCTGCCCGAGCGATTGGTCGTGAAGCCGATCTCGGTTCGCTCGAACCGGGCAAACGAGCCGACCTGCTCGTTCTCGATCTCGACTATCCCCATCTCGTCCCACACGCTGACGTCGCTGCTGCCGTCGTCTACCAGGCACAGGGATTCGAGGTCGAGACGGTCATCTGCGACGGTGCGGTCGTCATGGAGTCGCGGAACGTCCACGGCGTCCAAGAGCTCTACCCGACGCTGCACGAGACTGCGGTCGCCTCGGCGACCGACGTGCTTGACCGAGCAGGTCTCTCGGGCATCGAGACGAACTGGGAGTCGGTCTCGTCGACGTGA
- a CDS encoding dienelactone hydrolase family protein yields the protein MRTTLTVLVVAVVLLSGCSGMGGQTTDAPSTTAPTDTPASTATATPMAATEADASVTGTPHMGCQPGEINKNGTCTVAVSGQNAAIFSAENLSAITAEETTIGGTPGYLARPADNGTYPAVVMIHEWWGLNENIKHMADILAGHGYVVFAVDLYGGEVATNSSRAGQLSGQVRENPDEAVAKMSAAVSGLRELPSTTNQVASLGWCFGGGQSLQLSLSEADLNATVIYYGTLATDEETLQRIDGPVLGIFGSEDQVVPVEDVRAFNETLDELGVEHEVYVYEGANHAFANPSGQSFEPEATRDAWSKTLDFLDETLRAEGS from the coding sequence ATGCGAACGACACTCACGGTACTCGTTGTCGCAGTAGTCCTCCTGAGCGGCTGCTCCGGGATGGGCGGACAGACGACCGACGCGCCGTCGACGACAGCCCCGACGGACACGCCGGCGTCGACGGCCACCGCGACACCGATGGCCGCGACGGAGGCGGACGCGTCGGTCACGGGGACGCCGCACATGGGCTGTCAGCCGGGCGAGATAAACAAGAACGGCACCTGTACGGTCGCCGTGTCGGGACAGAACGCCGCTATCTTCAGCGCCGAGAACCTCTCGGCCATCACGGCCGAGGAGACGACCATCGGCGGCACGCCGGGCTACCTCGCGCGGCCGGCCGACAACGGCACCTACCCCGCCGTGGTGATGATCCACGAGTGGTGGGGGCTCAACGAGAACATCAAGCACATGGCCGACATCCTCGCGGGCCACGGCTACGTCGTGTTCGCGGTCGACCTCTACGGCGGCGAGGTGGCGACGAACTCCTCGCGGGCGGGTCAGTTGTCGGGACAGGTCAGAGAGAACCCCGACGAGGCCGTGGCGAAGATGAGCGCGGCCGTCTCCGGGCTCAGAGAACTCCCCTCGACGACGAACCAGGTCGCCAGCCTCGGGTGGTGCTTCGGCGGCGGGCAGAGTCTCCAGCTGAGCCTCAGCGAGGCCGACCTGAACGCGACCGTCATCTACTACGGGACGCTCGCCACCGACGAGGAGACGCTCCAGCGCATCGACGGGCCCGTGCTGGGCATCTTCGGCTCCGAGGACCAGGTCGTCCCCGTCGAGGACGTGCGCGCGTTCAACGAGACGCTCGACGAACTCGGCGTCGAACACGAGGTGTACGTCTACGAGGGCGCGAACCACGCCTTCGCGAACCCGAGCGGCCAAAGCTTCGAACCCGAGGCGACGAGAGACGCGTGGTCGAAGACGCTGGACTTCCTCGACGAGACGCTTCGAGCAGAGGGTAGCTGA
- a CDS encoding SDR family oxidoreductase, producing MAETKVAIVTAAGSGIGEACARRLNEEGYRPVLLSRSGSAVEVAQELGGDGFEGSVTNPDDLAALVETTAERYGRIDAVVNNTGHPASGDLLEISDEEWYEGMDLVLLNTVRMARLVTPVMDAQGGGAFVNISTFSAFEPSSDFPVSSVLRAGLGSFTKLYADRYAADGIRMNTVQPGFVDSYEVDEETRERIPMKRPARTDEIADAVAYLLSPQSSYISGQNIRVDGGLTASV from the coding sequence ATGGCCGAGACGAAAGTCGCGATCGTGACGGCGGCGGGAAGCGGAATCGGCGAAGCGTGCGCACGACGACTGAACGAGGAGGGGTACAGGCCGGTACTCCTCTCGCGGTCGGGGAGCGCGGTCGAGGTCGCACAGGAACTCGGCGGCGACGGGTTCGAGGGCTCCGTGACGAACCCCGACGACCTGGCGGCGCTCGTCGAGACGACGGCCGAACGCTACGGGCGGATCGACGCGGTGGTGAACAACACGGGCCATCCGGCCTCCGGCGACCTCCTCGAAATCTCCGACGAGGAGTGGTACGAGGGGATGGACCTCGTGCTGTTGAACACGGTTCGGATGGCCCGACTCGTCACCCCCGTGATGGACGCACAGGGCGGTGGGGCGTTCGTGAACATCTCGACGTTCTCCGCGTTCGAGCCGTCGAGCGACTTCCCGGTGTCGTCGGTGTTGCGCGCGGGCCTGGGGAGTTTCACGAAGCTCTACGCCGATCGGTACGCGGCAGACGGTATCCGGATGAACACGGTTCAACCGGGGTTCGTCGACAGCTACGAGGTGGACGAGGAGACGAGGGAACGGATCCCGATGAAGCGACCGGCGCGGACCGACGAGATCGCGGATGCGGTCGCGTACCTGCTCTCGCCCCAGTCGAGCTACATCAGCGGGCAGAACATCCGCGTCGACGGCGGGCTCACAGCCTCGGTGTAA
- a CDS encoding HAD hydrolase family protein has translation MAWPLNRLYATVDTDCLRRRQTAVDCIAMGLSDPALQPDTDLEARLAEQRERVEDEFGPRLAEVAAYASHEQARHATELAETHGRAVNALVLDLDETLRSVGTTDDRVPVAVIALLGQFVDADVPVVICTGQTMENVKGLLVQGLGSDRFHSGAVSVVYEAGIGVFTPKHGVETKQELYRNLDEETRTVFETVRTAMSTDAPRAVREGAYLQGNEFNVTLKPNAETGSEEAVSVIDHATVAVLDRVGEAVAGPDGAQYARAYYADRDPEIRDVVDRVDALPELDAESLDDDVHRQFERIDVLYYHGSAAEVGSPELSKAVGAQRALSTLGVDDPFVLAMGDSLSDRRLMEWVTETDSGLVAGPTHASEVVCEFLKSEGGLFFEPGRAVDVLRTTYAMNVFATDQRSDP, from the coding sequence ATGGCTTGGCCACTGAACCGTCTCTACGCCACCGTCGACACTGACTGCCTCCGACGACGGCAGACTGCCGTCGATTGCATCGCGATGGGACTCTCCGATCCGGCGTTGCAGCCCGACACCGACCTCGAAGCACGACTCGCCGAACAGCGCGAACGAGTCGAGGACGAGTTCGGTCCGCGGCTCGCGGAAGTCGCGGCGTACGCGTCACATGAACAGGCGCGACACGCTACAGAACTCGCCGAGACGCACGGACGAGCGGTGAACGCGCTCGTTCTCGACCTGGACGAGACGCTCCGTTCGGTCGGCACGACCGACGATAGGGTGCCAGTAGCGGTGATAGCACTGCTCGGACAGTTCGTCGACGCGGACGTTCCGGTGGTCATCTGCACCGGACAGACGATGGAGAACGTCAAGGGGTTGCTCGTCCAGGGCCTCGGGAGCGACCGCTTTCACTCGGGCGCGGTGAGTGTCGTATACGAGGCGGGAATCGGCGTCTTCACGCCGAAACACGGGGTGGAGACGAAACAAGAGCTGTACCGAAACCTCGACGAGGAGACCAGAACGGTCTTCGAGACGGTTCGGACAGCGATGAGTACCGACGCGCCGCGCGCCGTCCGGGAGGGGGCGTACCTCCAGGGAAACGAGTTCAACGTCACGCTGAAGCCGAACGCCGAAACGGGGAGCGAAGAGGCGGTATCGGTGATCGACCACGCAACCGTCGCCGTGCTCGACCGGGTCGGCGAAGCGGTCGCTGGTCCCGACGGAGCGCAGTACGCCAGAGCGTACTATGCGGACCGCGACCCGGAGATACGGGACGTCGTCGACCGAGTCGACGCGCTACCCGAACTCGATGCCGAGTCGCTCGACGACGACGTTCATCGGCAGTTCGAGCGGATAGACGTCCTCTACTACCACGGAAGCGCAGCGGAGGTGGGCAGTCCGGAACTGAGCAAGGCGGTCGGGGCGCAACGGGCGCTGTCGACGCTCGGCGTCGACGATCCGTTCGTGTTGGCGATGGGAGACAGTCTGAGCGACAGACGGCTGATGGAGTGGGTCACCGAGACCGACTCGGGTCTCGTCGCGGGTCCCACCCACGCGTCCGAGGTCGTGTGTGAGTTCCTCAAGTCCGAAGGTGGGCTGTTCTTCGAACCCGGACGGGCAGTCGACGTCCTGCGGACGACCTATGCGATGAACGTGTTCGCGACCGACCAGCGGAGCGATCCGTAG